A single genomic interval of Cyprinus carpio isolate SPL01 chromosome B24, ASM1834038v1, whole genome shotgun sequence harbors:
- the LOC109054810 gene encoding E3 ubiquitin/ISG15 ligase TRIM25-like, producing the protein MAEARFSQDELMCPVCQGLLKDPVTIPCGHSYCESCITGHWDQEDQKRVYSCPQCRKTSSPRPALARNTMLTKVVEKMKKRKRPADCDAGAGDVQCDVCTGRKYKALKSCLVCQESYCQSHFDHHEEFHSRKPHKVTDATGRLQEMICQKHEKILEVFCRTDQKCICVLCTTYEHKDHDTVSAADQRTEKQKQLKETQKTFQQRIQQREKDLQKLRESVESHKTAVEDSKKIFTELIERKPL; encoded by the exons ATGGCCGAAGCCAGATTTTCTCAGGATGAGTTGATGTGTCCAGTGTGTCAGGGTCTCCTGAAGGACCCAGTgaccattccctgtggacacagttactgtgaGAGCTGTATAACAGGCCactgggatcaggaggatcagaagagagtctacagctgccctcagtgcagaaaGACCtccagtccaagacctgctttagctagaaacaccatgctgaCTAAAGTGGTGGAAAAAATGAAGAAGAGGAAACGTCctgctgactgtgacgctggagctggggatgtgcagtgtgacgtctgtactggaagaaaatataAAGCCctcaagtcctgtctggtgtgtcaAGAATCATACTGTCAATCTCATTTTGACCATCATGAAGAATTTCATTCACGTAAGCCACACAAAGTGACtgatgccactggacgactgcaggagatgatctgccagaaacatgagaagatccttgaggttttctgtcgcactgaccagaaatgtatatgtgtgctgtgtacgaCATATGAACATAAAGACCACGACACTGTATCAGCTGCAGatcagaggacagagaaacag aagcagctgaaggagacacAGAAGAcgttccagcagagaatccagcagagagagaaagatcttcagaaGCTGAGAGAgtctgtggagtctcataag acagcagtggaggacagtaaGAAGATCTTTACTGAGCTGATAGAGAGgaagccgctctga